From the Leishmania mexicana MHOM/GT/2001/U1103 complete genome, chromosome 14 genome, the window CGGCTTGCTGGGCACCGGCATCTGTGGTCCCCCTCGAGAGCAGTACGAGCATGTCATCCGGCATATCAACGGTCTCCCGGTGCCGCGGGTGGCTATCGACATCCCATCCGGTCTCAACGCCGAAACTGGGGAGGCTGccggcgcgtgcgtgagggCGGATCACACTGCCACCTTCATTTGCCTGAAGCCTGGGCTGCTCACAGGGCAGGCAAAGGACTATGTCGGGCAGCTGCACTACCGCAGCCTCGGCTTGGAGGATtggatggcggcgccggagCGGATGAGAGCGGCCTTGTGCCGCCGCGTGGCGCTGGACGACGTCTACGAGTACTTCGGCGTTCGGCGGTCGGCGTTGGCACACAAGGGCAGTTGTGGCAAGGTCATCCTTGTCGGCGGAGACCACGGCTTTGGGGGTGCCACTCTCATGTCGGCCGAGGCCTGCGTGACGGTCGGAGCCGGGCTCACCCGCGTGCTGACTCGCCCTGAGTACGTAGCACCGTTGTTGACGCGCTGCCCAGAGGCAATGGTGACAGCCGTGGAGACGGACACGGGCGggcagctggagcagcagatgCTTGAGGCGTTCGGGTGGGCCTCTACGCTGGCGGTCGGGCCTGGACTTGGCACTGGTGCGTATGGACAGGCGGCCTTGACCGCTGCTCTGCGACACGCTGAAGTGCATCAGGACAAGACACTGGTGCTGGATGCGGATGCGCTGAACCTTCTCGCAGGCCGCCTTCATGGCAAggaaggtgctgctgctgctgccggcgccggtaAACACCTGCCGATGCTTCCGAACAGCATAATCACGCCGCACCCCGGTGAGGCGGCCCGTCTGTTGGCCTGCCGCGTCGCAGATGTGGAGAAGGACCGCCTCGCCGCGGCTCGCCGCCTTGCCGCCATTTTGGGTGGGACTTGTCTCCTCAAGGGCCCTGGCACGATTGTGCACTGCCACGACAGCGCGAAGACGGCAATCGTGGATGCCGGAAACGCCGGCATGGCAAGCGGTGGCATGGGTGATGTGCTGACTGGGCTGCTGGCAGGTCTTGCCGCGCAACGAATGCACAACACCTTCGACACGACTTGTGCAGGGGCTCTCGTGCACGGGGTCGCTGCAGATATCGTGGCCGCCGAGAAGGGGCGTGGCACACGCGGTATCCGAGCGACTGAGCTCATTCATCGCGTACCCTTCATCGTCAACGCCTCTGGGCCATCTCCTGCTACCCGGCAGTGACCAAGTGGACAGTGAGGTTCACGCGCGAGACACAAGGTGACGAAACATGCGTGGGTGGATGCTgggtacgtgtgtgtgtgggtgggtgggaggggggagggggccatTGCAGGCAGCTTttcgaggcggcggccgcctcctcgtagATGACTATTGGGCTTCGCTGAGCAAGCTCATGACTGTCGCTCTCTATGCAACCTCCCTCACTCACTctcccctccgctgccgtgcagcCGAGCTCATCACGGCGCTCTATCCCGATTTGCTTCTTGATGTCTTTCCTGCGGTGTGCTCGAGCGGGTAGCCGCTCCGGCCAGGGTGGATCCGTTGCACAGTGCTGGGCGCGTGCATGCGTCCCACCACACCCGCATATGCTTTGAAAAGACTTCTTCTACGCCGGCAGGTAtgcatgtatatatgtaCGTGCATGTGGacgagcgtgtgcgcgtgcgtgcctcctTTTCCCTTACGGGTGGCTGGTGAGGGCTACGAACAGCTTCGTCGCAGCGGGCTTGGCGGGGAACCACGAGAGTCTTCAGCGCGTTcacggccgctgcgccatTCCGCAGATGTACgcagccctccccccttccctccatCACGCACTCGCACGTTTCGACGTCTTTTCGCTCTGCTGACGCTACACGGTTGGCGCCTCCCACGTCACATCCCcatcttctccttttccacCTACACTCACATATAGCGCATCACACAGGACTGCCATTGGCGCACAAGCATGCATCGGGGTCAGGATGACCGAGTGGCGGACCCCGAAGACCAGCCTGCGGCgggcaggggggagggcggtcCGGATGGTGCCACAcccccgtcgtcgtcggagaAACGCGGTGCCGGCGGTGACGGGAGTACTAACACGTGCAAGAAGGACCCCACGCTTTGCCTTTCCCCGCTGACCATTCAGTTGACGGATCACCCGCTTGAGTCTGTGTCGTCGACGCATCGGACGGACCGTCTGCTCAAGCCAGCCAGCCCGTGGGCGCGCGAGCTCGACTTTAGCGACCGCGCCTACACCCCCCATACTGTCTTCATACTAGTCAGCATTCTCATGTCCATCTTGCTCATGTTGCGCTACTACTATTACCCCAACAtgggggtggcggcgaagGTGAAGGTTGgcctctccgctgccgcctttgtTTTCATTGGCTTTGGTGCGGTACACCTTCCGGACTCCCTAATGGTACGCCCCCACCCGGCTGTGTGGCGCGCCGTCCTGGCGCTTGGGGTTCTCTATCTGGTGTTCCTCACCTTTATGATATTTCAGGACCTGGAGACGGTGCGGAGGATAATGGGCTACTACGATGCTTCCCTGTGGAATAAACTGCCAGAGCACACCTACGCGCAAGACTGCCGCATGAGCACCGAGGAGGACCCCTGGTTCTTTGTCCACACCTCCTTCGACGTCTTCATCCTCGCCCACTCGCTCGGCTACGTCATCAAGATGCTCATACTGCGGGACTGGCGCATGGTGACGGCCGTGTCGCTCGGCTTCGAGGTTGTGGAGGTGACGTTTCAGCACGTGCTGCCGAACTTCAGCGAGTGCTGGTGGGATCACATCGTACTCGATGTGGTGATCTGCAACGCGGGCGGGATGCTGGTAGGgatgtggctgctgcggcagctgaaCGCGAAGCAGTACAGGTGGATCGCTCTCAAGGAGATCCCAACCGCGAAGGGAAAGGCGAAGCGGCTCCTTGGGCAGCTGGGGCCGCGCAGCTTCGAGCGCTACAACTGGAACATCTTCCAGAGCCCGACCCGCTTCTCCCAGGTCACCGTCATCCtcctgctgatgctgctgcaggaacTGAACTGCTTCACGATGAAGGCAATCCTGCATATGGCGCCAACGCATCACATCGTGACGTGTCGACTGGCCCTGTGGGCGCTGCTCGCCACCTCGTGCCTGCGAGAGCTGTACGAGTACATGACAAACCCGCGCATCAAGCGCATCGGCACAACGGCGTGGGTGGCGATACTCGGCATGGGCATGGAGACCATATGGATCACGAAGATGGCCATCGAGGGACAATACTTCCAAGACGCAGTCATGCCTACCCACATCGCGGTACCTTGGATggtcgccatcgccgcgtTTGGGATTTGGCTGGTCTTGTACTTTGGTGTCTTGTCACTGGAGCAGCGCAATCGCCGTCGCGGTGCGGCGTACTTACTCGTGAACCTCTTCTTCTacgcggctgccgtgtgtgtgctggcgctgttCCTGATGGGTCTGCCCGATCTGCAGATTGGTCGGCAGGCGTTCGagtcggcgatggcgccgtaCGAGCGGTACATCTTCCTTTGGCGCTAGCGCTGGCAAAgcgagaggtggagagggcgACAGGCAAACAGGAGGAAGGACGGGCAGCTCACATGCAGGTTGCGTAGTGagcatgcgcgcgcgtgggtgtgcatGGACCATGCAAGCTGCTTGCGTCTGCGCCatcttccttctctctttttcatATTACGCTCCCCCGTTGGAGCTGTGTTTCTTTGCTTCGACTTTGCTCCCTGATGATCCCGGGACCGTCTCGCCCTGGCATCATCAGGGCCCAGTATTCCACCCCCCCTTGCTGGGAGGCCGAGCAGCCTGCACAGCCGTCCCTCGGATTGCGGCTCACGGACTCTTGGCACCGGCAAGCAGGTCTGggctggcgcgctgcgccagagACGCGTGCGGTGGTGATCACGCTTGGACCAGCGCACTACGAATCGCGTCGGCGACTCAACAAGTATAtgcctccacctcctgtTGTTCTGCTTTGGctgggtggcggtgatgtggCGTGTAGGCCTGGGCCTAGTCTGCGCCGTGTGCAGCGGTATTGCAGTGGGCCGAACGACGCCCAACGGGGCTGGTTGGGTCGGCTCCTTGACGCAGCCGTGGTGCGACCGAGCTCGGTGAGCTGTTGCTGTGTGCAGTTGTATATCCATATATAAAAATACCTATCCATGTATATGTGTGCATGCTAGCGTGTTCGTGGTAAAGTGGCTCGGTGAAAGACGGGCGTGTACTTGACTTCATGTGCTTTACTGGTTGGTCGTCACATGAGTCGCTAACGTAAGAGTGCAGACATCCCGCTGcattggtgtgtgtgcgtgcgtctaAAGTGTGACGGTACGAGCGCTCGGTGCTCTGATCGTCGCTGGAAGGCGTTTGGGGATGACGCAGGTGAACATGCGGGACTCAAGCTGTCTTCTTCCTCAAGCATGACGACGTTTGCCTGTCGGCACAGATGCCATGCCGTGAGGGCAAAGCGCGTGCCGCGGACTCGTTTGCCGGAGTCCGCACCGGCGGCTCGCTGTACCATACATGTGTCACCGCTGCCCTCCACACTCCTCTTCTTTTCACTGCAGCGCTCGTTCTGCGTCGGGgcctttctctttttttttgctgaCGCGCACTTGCGTTGTCAGGACGCACTCGCACCATCGAGACACACATAACCAGCCATGCCGGCATTGAAGCCATTGCTCGTGTTCGGCCTCCGTGGCACTCTCGTGGAGCGCATCCATGTCCGCAACGTCCCAGAGGGTATGCCAGCGGCAGACTTGACTGTGGGCTTGGTGAAGG encodes:
- a CDS encoding putative phosphatidylserine synthase produces the protein MHRGQDDRVADPEDQPAAGRGEGGPDGATPPSSSEKRGAGGDGSTNTCKKDPTLCLSPLTIQLTDHPLESVSSTHRTDRLLKPASPWARELDFSDRAYTPHTVFILVSILMSILLMLRYYYYPNMGVAAKVKVGLSAAAFVFIGFGAVHLPDSLMVRPHPAVWRAVLALGVLYLVFLTFMIFQDLETVRRIMGYYDASLWNKLPEHTYAQDCRMSTEEDPWFFVHTSFDVFILAHSLGYVIKMLILRDWRMVTAVSLGFEVVEVTFQHVLPNFSECWWDHIVLDVVICNAGGMLVGMWLLRQLNAKQYRWIALKEIPTAKGKAKRLLGQLGPRSFERYNWNIFQSPTRFSQVTVILLLMLLQELNCFTMKAILHMAPTHHIVTCRLALWALLATSCLRELYEYMTNPRIKRIGTTAWVAILGMGMETIWITKMAIEGQYFQDAVMPTHIAVPWMVAIAAFGIWLVLYFGVLSLEQRNRRRGAAYLLVNLFFYAAAVCVLALFLMGLPDLQIGRQAFESAMAPYERYIFLWR